aagttaaatctgaAGTATAAACTGGTGTCAGTTCAATGTAATATTACGCAACTGGTTtagtttatctttattttcGAGTTTATTTGATAGCAATAGTGTACAAGTACACCAGATCCTTCTCTGATATGAACCAGATGATGTTTAATCATATATATCTTTCCACCTGTAGTCCCTAATGGCCTAACATGGTTGACATTGCAGAAAAACTACCATGTCAAGaatcttttgactaaaatgtttattaatttcagtgacatttattcattcttatttagtttttatttaacaacAAACTCTCTAGTCTGTTTATGGGAAGGTTACAACTTTGATGTTATTCATCATATTGTGacatattgtttcagaaatgcaaacaattaaaGATACTGAAATTTCCACTTCATTTGGTTGGTTTTGAAAATAGAAATAGTTTTACAAAGAATATTTGTAAAAggaaatttgattattaaattagtttttaaaatctttaaaatttcacatgggtttgattcagTTAGATGGTCAGTTTACGCCCACCTACTGACCCGGCTCAACTTACCCCTAacctggggtaaattgagccagagGAACACATTTCATGAGAAGCCATATTTTTAGAACCCTTTGTCATAGATGTATtctaatcatttaaaatgataggaaacatcctgaaattactttaaatactTTCATTTGAATTTCTTCTTAATTTTCCCTTATCTTGAGGACCacataagttaaaaaaaaatggctcatcttaccccactctacCCTACGTCTGCTCAGACCCTGACGTGGCTCTAAGCACTTTTCCACCAAAGatcgtttttataaatatgagcgCTGGAGTGGATTTAAGCGTAGGCACACGCTGAGATCAAATCTGTGATCTTTATATGAGGCCCCACGTCTTTATATGTCTTATATATAATACCTATAATAAAATAGTTTAGAGCTGTTGGGACAGATTTTGTAGGAACTTCGTCATTCGCCTGTGCAAGTCACATTAAATCTGCACACAGAGAAAAGAAAGGTTTTTGCCCcaatgaacaagaaaaaaatgatcaTGGTCTTTTAAAGTGGCAAAGCTCTGAGGAATCACCAAAAGTCTTTTGATAAGATATAATTCAAGGACCTATTTTGTAtatctattttgtattttggtttgactattcATACGCGCAGCGACAAatcacaaccaaaacaatgttcttccgcaagattcgtgctgttttatttttgaaccactagagggccaaaGGTTACAATGCGTACCAGTTATTTTAAGACcagaaaatacaaaatacagaaaaactagCATCAGTTTAATACACTGTTATTTTTCCAGTTAATCTTTAGATTCAAGATTTAGTGCAATATAAACAGGTAAAAATACAGATGagattatgtatttatatttcacAACAATAAAATAGTTATTGATTCAGTCAGGTCTTACTTGCACCTTTACACAAGCATTACATGAGCGCTTTGATAcattattaatgacaaaaacaattaataaaaaaaaattaaaaattacttCAACATACTTTTCATATGATTTCATTGTTAATTGTAGGTATTTAAAGTGTTAATGCTggtgtaaaatatattgtttatacaATCAGTAAAGTGTTAATTTCTCATATAAAACATTCAGGCAATTGCATGTACATAGTAAACAAAAGCACCTACATAACTATTGTTAAGTTCAAACAAACAATTGACCTCCTCTTCATCTCCTCTTCCATCTGATCCTTAGGCTTTTTCTTCCTCATCTTTGATCAGCCACACCTCATTCCTGCGGTTGGTCAGTTTGAAGGGGCTGTCATATCCCGCTCTGTAGAACGGGGCCTCTTTGAATTTCATCCCATCCCTCTTGAGGCTCTCCATCAGTTTCAGAAGCTCCTCACGGCTGCTCTCACTGTTAGTAAAGCCTCCATACGTCCTGCGAAACAAGGCCAAGCAAAAGTGAAGCTATGGcaacaaaatcatttttaaagaacaGTAAGACCTGGCAACAAACTACTATTCCACAGTTTGGGGTAGGTACGATTTTTTAAATGcttctgaaagaagtctcttacacccttcaaggctgcatttatatggtcaaataaatacaataaaacagtaatattctgaattattattattattatttaaaataaaagtttctatttattatattttaaaatgtaatttaatcctttgatggcaaaactgaattttcagcatcattactctggtcttcagtgtcacatgatccttcagaaatcattctcatatgctgatttggtgctcaagaaacatttcttaccaTCATTcgtgctgaaaacagttgtgttgcttaatattttttggaaatcgtgatacttttttttccaggattctttgtaaatgttcattataaatgttcttactgacacttttgatcaatttaatgcatttttgctaAATAGtataaattactttaaaaaaaccaaacctactgaccccaaacttttgaatggtactgtaGCTAAATTTAATTTCCAATTTTAAAGACACAAACATGTACCTCACAAACACCGTTAACTCTTTACGGTTCTCTATGAAAGCATCTGCGTCGGTGGGTTTGGGTGGGTCGGCCTGATGTTCCTCAGGGATGAAGAAGGAGGTAGTGAAGGTGCTTTCACAAGCAGGTCCAGCACCAGGGTCAATCATACAGGTCACTGGTGCGGTCATCTCCACCTTACACTCTGATACATGACGGTACAGGACAAGCGCTCAGATAAAGCTGATATCAAAGGTCTTTCTTTAATTAAAAGGTGCAGAAACATGCACTGATCATAATGTGACATAGCTATTTTGCAGGTTAAGTGTCACCTGGTGAATCATTAACACAATTTAATCCGTGGGAACAACTTGGCAcatgctttttattattataaaggcATCTTGGGATTTATTGCAGTCACAGAAAACCTTCACTTCCATGTAAAACTTCTGGCTTTATGCATGAAGGACATTGTGTAATGAAAATGTCACAATCACAGGGCTGACATAAGGAAATACTGGCTAAATGCATCTAATCCTGAGTGTCTATTTCATGAAAATATGAGCTTCTTGTCATCTACAGGTACATTAAGACTTACTTTTGTCATTATTGCCCTGAATGTATTTGAAGAGTCTTCTGAAGCCTGTGTTGAAGGCCGGGTCCTGCTCCATGCCAGTAACAGATGTGCTCACCCAGTTTGTTGTGTGGTAAGTACGGATCTCATAGTCTTCACCCTGAAAAACATCACTTCATCAGATATGACTTAAAACAATAAAGAAGGACTGCTTCAGTTTAAACATGAGCAGACTACATCGAAAACAAAATGCAAGCCCTATCTCTGCAAATAAGCAATAAGTAAATATTAACAAATCTGTTATTAAGTTAAGCCTGGGCGGTTTCTGGCTAAATGACATGCACATTTGAGTAATGTACTAACCTTGCTCTGTTGAGCAGTGAACTTTGGGTTCTGGAGTCCAGAGGAAAAAAACAGTTGACCCATGGATTTAAGCATCTTGACCTGTAATGttgtacaaaattaaaaatggattAATAGTTGCAAACAATTTACGTGTTGAAATAATAGGAGATACTTCTTTTTCATCCAACAATACTGAGTGGGAATTTCATGTCCAGTCGTTTGGACGTTAACGAGAGTTTTATACTACTAACATGATAGGGCTAACAACAATGTATAAGTTATTCTATCTAGAAAATAGTTAAAATGTTACATACATGTTTAACCCGTTAAACAAGATCTGACATGCAGTAAACATTCCTCGCAACACTGGAGAAAATTATAACGTAGGCTACAATAAGATGACTGTCCATAAGTTGCACAGTCACCCTATTACTATATTATATACTTTAGATAAAAACTCACCTGTCCGTCGTGGAAcgataaaatgcataaaatggcTGAAAATATCGAGAGCTGTATTCAGTCACATACACAGGCGTGTTAGATAAAGAAGATGCAGTTACGAGTGATATGTAACAGCTTAAGTAACGCTTACACGACTACTTCCGTGTTTTCATGTTACATCACTCGCAGGAGAAGCTTCCGATTGGTTGACGAATATGTAAATAAAGAAAGTCACGCCCCAGCAACGCTACACTACTCTGTGGAAGAAACATTACATCAGTAGTCCACCCTTTGTAACAACAGGACAAAATATTTGAAAGCAAATAACAGAAGTTGATGAtttgttttactttaaattttattaacactactcattttatttgaatatacatAAATAGTTATACATTGGAAAGGCATCACGTTACCTTGCAGTAAAATATAAGGTCAACTAGTGTCAGGTTGCAAACACTATTACTTCAAAGccatacatttttcattatcaCATCAATACTTTAGCACAAAGTAATGGATAATTGCATATGCACTAAATCTGAAGTGTTCCACTCACACTAAACACAAAACACctgtaaacatatttttcaGAGGAATATCCCCAAAGTGCATGATCAGCCAAAGAGAGTGTATAACATATCCTAAACTAAAAATACTagaattattttgtaaataatacTAGTATAAACTATGATATCAACAAATTTAACCCCAAAGTCTTTTTACAAAGCACCGCGAAATTCAACATGACCTGAGCACCATAAACCTGCAAACTGCatacaaataaaaacacaagcagcttttttttttttttttttactatcaaATGGATCTCTTTGTTGGTCACTTCATCTTCAGAGCCATGTTCTTCCTGCGTGGCGGCTCTCTCTGGACCTGTCTGGCTCTGGCACCAAACCCCAGGGACTGAAGAGATTCAGTGAGGAAGCGTTGAGTAGGGGATACGCACAGCATTATCAAAAGCTTCGCATCCCCTCCTGTGCCAGAAGGAAACAGAAGAGAGGTCAAAAGGATGGTCAGGTGAGGTTCGCGAGAGGAGAAAGGAGAATGTAGGCAGGCCCTGTCTATGACAGTTATTGTGGTTATGTTCAAACTTGACTGGATGAACTGGTTTTAACTGTGGCTCAAATAAAAGCAAAGGAAACTTGCACAATACATACAAGGAAAAAGTTATACAAAATCTTTCAAGTGTAAAAAAAGTTGCCACTGTGTCCAaaagataaaatatttttcatttaattgaatagctaatttaattaaattagttACAGATCTAAATTTCATCTGCATTATTAAAGATATCAATATATctaatgtttaaaaatacattgcaAATAACTATAATATTAAGTAAGTTGCACTGTGACAAATGACATTATCCCCCTATTTCACAGAcaagacttaaaggtgccatcgaacgtttttttacaagatgtaatataagtctaaggtgtcccctgaatgtgtctgaagtttcagctcaaaataccccatagatgttttttaattaatttttttaactgcctattttggggcatcattaaatatgagccgatttatgctgtgcggccgctttaaatctcatgctctccacccacggagctcgcgcttgccttaaacagtgcctaaacaaagtttacacagcaaatataaccctcaaatggatctttacaaagtgttcgtcatgcatgcggcatgcatgcgtcagattatgtgagtattgtatactgttatattgtttacattgattctgaatgagtttgaggctgtgctccgtggctaacggctaatgctacactgtttgagagatttgtaaagaatgaagttgtgtttatgaattatacagactgcaagtgtttaaaaatgaaaatagcgatggctctccgtgaatacagtaagaaacgatggtaactttaaccacatttaacagtacattagcaacatgcttacaaaacatttagaaagacaatttacaaatatcactaaaaatatcatgaaatcatggatcatgtcagttattattgctccatctgccatttttcgctgttgttattgcttgcttacctagtctgatgattcagctgtgcacagatccagacgttaatactggttgcccttgtctaatgcctttcataatgttgggaacatggtctggcatatgcaaatattgggtgcgtacaccccgactgttacgtaacagttggtgttatgttgagattcgcctgttcttcagaggtcttttaaacaaatgagatttacataaggaggaggaaacaatgtagtttgagactcactgtatgtcatttccatgtactgaactcttgttatttaactatgccaagataaattcaatttttcattcgagggcacctttaagctagtcccagacaaaaatgcatgtttgagccgttttaactgaaagtaacttgcactgacatatcttaaaatatgtcagtgccattgatTTGTCTCAATGTTTCTTACATGTCCTAAttggcctaatcctggcttaatctaagccctgtctgtgaaatcaGGCCTATATGTCCAGCATACatgcatataaaaatgtcttgCTAAACTGAGAAGTTCTCAATAATGTAACAGGTCATTAGATTGCTTGTTTTACAGACTAGTGTGCATGTTAAAGTTACTTGTTTTTCAAAGTGAATGCATTCACCTATGGCATCCTGTAGCAGATGTGTTAGTTTGCTGTTGCGGTAGGGGACGTGAGGTCGTCGTTCGGCTAGAGCTCCCAGAACGTCAGACAAAGCTGAGAGACTGCGGTTTATACAGGAGCTTTCCCACAGAGCAGCACCGGTCACACCTGACATCCCTAAACACAGATAAACATTAGTGTTAACACATTATTCACATCTTCATTTACTAGGAGCACTTGAATAAAATCTGACCTAAGATTTAACACTCCATAAACCTTATCTAATGTGTCTGAATATGGTTATGTTTTGTTTCATTGTAAAATGGCTTAACAAGTAACTACGCCCTACTCAACGGAGCACAACACTGCAACCTCTTACCCACACACTCGCTCCCAGCCAGGTCCACTAACTGCAGCTTGGTCTTGAGGGGGGCCTGTGTGATGCTGGGTCGGGGAGAGGGGCATGGTGAGTGACGGGGAGAGGGGCATGGTGAGTGACAGGGGGAGTTAAACGGCGAGGAGGCGGGGCTAGATGAGCGCGAAGAGGCGGCCCTCCGGCAGCGTGGGCTCCACCACTCCTTCTGAGACACCCGCTGGACATCCTGTCTGGCATTCTGCAGCCTACGAGCTGCAACACACAGAGATCACACTGTATGAGtccataaaatatgaataaaacaatttCTTCCAAGTGTGATGGTAACAAAGTCCCTTTGTAAGCAGGTCAGTTCACTCAGCAGCCACCTCGGTAATGACACCAAACCGCTATTTTACAGTCATAAAACTATAGTAATTAGCTACTGTCTACCTGAATGGGTAAAGGCCAAAATCtcagataataaaataatatatttttaataataattaataataatgatataataaataaatatataataatttatactatattataaaatgtttttagttttagttaactataaaaTCCCTggtatatatttttacaaataaataaatcatatttttaggGCTAATCTTGTTTAACTAATGCATGttcaagaatttaaaaaaaaaacaaaacaaaaaacaggtgatggtgacattttaatgatattaaaatgtgattggctcttttaaCTTTAGAGAAGGACTATGTACAGCCGTCATATTAAGTGTTATGGTTTGTCCCATTCATTTTTTAGACATGTAAATCCACTTTATAGCAACCTTTATGAAGTCTTTCAGTGCTCCCATGAGAAACCTTTGGAGTGAGCACTGAGCTCTACTTTCAGGGTAGCGAGAAAGTGCTtgagtgtgtatatgtgtagaTAACTAATCCAGTGGGTGTTTGAGAAAATAGAGTTGTTAGAATGACCGTTTGTTTGTGCGTCTTTAGATAATACGCTCGGTCTCACTTAACAGCCATGACCGTGTGTGCTGCAGATAGCAGCGAATGGCTTAAGGGAACATTTTAGCTTCAAAACCTGTGAATTGGGGACCGGCACTTTTGAAGAAACACTGTGTATCATACCTAGAGCCAGTGCATCTGGGCTTTTGGAGGTGACAGTGAGAGTGACGATGAAATGAGATCTGGAGGAGTCCATGTGCACCAGGGTGGGACTGTGAGATCTTAGTTTCAACACAGAATTGATCAGCTGCATCACCTCTGCAGAGCTCCGCACCAAcctgacacacaaacacatgcagaCCTTTGACAGTCACATGCACATGGAGCTCAAAGTACAATGAAAAAGCAGGtcgaacaaacaaaacaaatgcagATGAGTACACTCTAATGCAAAACACATGCATTAACACAGACCAGCAAAGGGGAGAAAATGTcttaaacatcaaatatttaaatttattaaaactaCTGTGGATTTCATAGGTCAatcaatattatttaaatttctaACATGACATAGgcaaaaaaatgcaacaaaatatATGCAAAGCATCTTCTCTTCCTTTTTGAAAGTGGTTAATCTGgtcaatttgttaacattagttacaCTTTAGGTGTCATGAAACCTCAAAGAACCTTTAACAATTTAGGTTAATGTTGATGTCTACATAtgctaaaacattaaaacatttacatgtTGTATAATAATTAGTTAGTATATTATGAATGAACCTAATTTCACAAGAACAATAGtagatttataattattaagaGTAACTTAGATTAACTAGGGTAACCATATGTGCCATTTTCCCAGGACACGTCCTGTCCATGATTtctaagttgcataaaatgtagttttggtCTTGTTTTCATATTTGCGGAAGGTAGcctaatgattaaaaaaatattttaccaaTAGCGTGCATTACACATAATCGACCAATCGTGGCTTGCGAGAAGGCTGGATCTACAGAGAACGgtcaaagcattgcaaatacaacattttaatgtattgcGTGAAGACTGTCAATAAGAACAGTGGCTTGCACAGACCTCCGTTTAGAAATCGCATTCAGGGGGCACATCGACCACTTTCACGATTAAAGAGGCAAGGGCTCAAGCCATTTTAGGCAATTtagaaatcctggacaggaTGCGTCCTGGGAAAATGGCACATATGGTCACCCTAGATTAACgaatgctttaaaaataattgttagtttatgatacctaatgcattaactaattgAACCTtattataaacctttaaaagtTGATAACTTACTTTGTTATCCTAACTATGCATGATTACATGGTTagttaaattttattattttaaatttatttaaaaaaacgtgTGATATGATATATCTTCATGCTGACTGCTGTGACTCACTCATGTGTTAGGCAGGGCACCTCACTGGTGCCTGTGCTGGTGGTGATGACCTCTCTCTTCACCCCAACTGTCACCCCGTTTTCATCTCTGGCCAGCAGGTCCAGAACTTCATTATTATAGACCTCCACCACTGACATCTCCACCATATGACTGTCCGCTGGCTTCTCAGAGATCAGCCTGTGACATATATCAATACAGGCAGACAGTCAGGTATCCTGCGTGTAATAACGTATAGTGATTTTAACTGTGCTGTGAGAAGGATGTTACTTGAATAGCTCATTGGCAGCTTTTGGAATGATGCCCTGTTGAGAGTCCTGCACTGCAGCTGTGGGCGCCTCAGGCTGGGAGCCAATCATTGTGTGTGTCTTTCCACTGCCCGTCTGACCGTATGCCATGATACATACATTATACCTGAAATGAAAAGACAGATTTATAGTATAAGTATTATAATACTTACACAAAGCATGACTTTGTTGGCAGTGTTTTGCCAAATTCGGTGACCTAAACAAATCTGTGACTAGAGCTCTCTGTTGATTAAATGTTTAAGAGTTTTCTGCCTCATATTCTCAGGTGTTTTAGGTTGTTTTTCCTTGCAACTATTTCCCTTTGTTGGGTTGCCACTACTTTCTTTATTCttgtttccttttattttttctttattttcttttcttttagagtttttattttctgtaatgctatttcagaataatatacttttttaaaaaagcactataaataaatgagtaaatgaagTGTTGTAAATTTTTCCAGATCACAGcaagtaatataatatattatataatttttttaattaaaaaatatattataaataacaaTCAATTAATAATAACATCCGGATGGACTAGattgttttattaatgtattacaTGCATAAATAACAATAAGAATTGTAAAATTATGTCATAATGGTAGAGCAAGCAATAGCACTTGGACAGCTTGTCTAAAAAAATTATTAGTAAAtaagtagggatgcaccgatatgaaaattttggccgataccgataaccgataattctttatattttaaagccgataaccgatatattagccgacaatcatatttcaagcaattcaaaaccataatgGTGGATAGTGTgtatctgaagtgtctcagctgaaggaaatccatccattatttatcggctttaatatatcgtccaaattttcttatcggaccaataacgataacattaaaaatgaacatatatcggcaGATATGCTGATATGGTAGCTGATATATCTTGCATCCctataaataagtaaatgaaTATATCATACTCCCAAACCACATTCATGATATAGTAAAACCACATTCAACCTCTAGTCACAGATTTGTCTAGGTTACTGATTTTGAGGCACAACAGTGGAACAAAAATAGACAAAGTAACTGCCACTAATgtgtgtaaaatgtaatttagtcaatgttaataaaattatatatataagctTCTTTAGTCACTTGATTACAGC
Above is a window of Megalobrama amblycephala isolate DHTTF-2021 linkage group LG11, ASM1881202v1, whole genome shotgun sequence DNA encoding:
- the kif25 gene encoding kinesin-like protein KIF25 isoform X2; translation: MLKQDLRDVFTIYVGFAKELEDQSKQLFQCVGTARNAVQNFQSDDLQKLRIQLTALEHSLQQEKERCREERVRRKLLHNTLVELRGNIRVHCRVRPILNFDHIPGSPTINGSSSCEAVVQAINDDSVFVNCAKPSSPVMSKIFEFERVHGPEDSQETVFEEVKPLLTSLLDGYNVCIMAYGQTGSGKTHTMIGSQPEAPTAAVQDSQQGIIPKAANELFKLISEKPADSHMVEMSVVEVYNNEVLDLLARDENGVTVGVKREVITTSTGTSEVPCLTHELVRSSAEVMQLINSVLKLRSHSPTLVHMDSSRSHFIVTLTVTSKSPDALALARRLQNARQDVQRVSQKEWWSPRCRRAASSRSSSPASSPFNSPCHSPCPSPRHSPCPSPRPSITQAPLKTKLQLVDLAGSECVGMSGVTGAALWESSCINRSLSALSDVLGALAERRPHVPYRNSKLTHLLQDAIGGDAKLLIMLCVSPTQRFLTESLQSLGFGARARQVQREPPRRKNMALKMK
- the kif25 gene encoding kinesin-like protein KIF25 isoform X1 translates to MPLFINRDQIFAHQVHLLEHKLRSKEERILELETENALLHLRLAECLGKLRHERDEEIHAHRKKHQQQRKVQKCTNATLSKLLSEVQMLKQDLRDVFTIYVGFAKELEDQSKQLFQCVGTARNAVQNFQSDDLQKLRIQLTALEHSLQQEKERCREERVRRKLLHNTLVELRGNIRVHCRVRPILNFDHIPGSPTINGSSSCEAVVQAINDDSVFVNCAKPSSPVMSKIFEFERVHGPEDSQETVFEEVKPLLTSLLDGYNVCIMAYGQTGSGKTHTMIGSQPEAPTAAVQDSQQGIIPKAANELFKLISEKPADSHMVEMSVVEVYNNEVLDLLARDENGVTVGVKREVITTSTGTSEVPCLTHELVRSSAEVMQLINSVLKLRSHSPTLVHMDSSRSHFIVTLTVTSKSPDALALARRLQNARQDVQRVSQKEWWSPRCRRAASSRSSSPASSPFNSPCHSPCPSPRHSPCPSPRPSITQAPLKTKLQLVDLAGSECVGMSGVTGAALWESSCINRSLSALSDVLGALAERRPHVPYRNSKLTHLLQDAIGGDAKLLIMLCVSPTQRFLTESLQSLGFGARARQVQREPPRRKNMALKMK
- the hebp2 gene encoding heme-binding protein 2, with the translated sequence MLKSMGQLFFSSGLQNPKFTAQQSKGEDYEIRTYHTTNWVSTSVTGMEQDPAFNTGFRRLFKYIQGNNDKKCKVEMTAPVTCMIDPGAGPACESTFTTSFFIPEEHQADPPKPTDADAFIENRKELTVFVRTYGGFTNSESSREELLKLMESLKRDGMKFKEAPFYRAGYDSPFKLTNRRNEVWLIKDEEEKA